A single window of Magnetococcus marinus MC-1 DNA harbors:
- a CDS encoding DUF1538 domain-containing protein has product MGQNYRYGDYQREATIERNEISYNNLTPKLERDEQGHYKPYSPPPVKLRSVDVFKLLKPYISVRFMDQLKAVVPLAIYLALFQFFVLRQLVQDSFSITAGLFAVCLGLMFFMEGLKLGLMPFGEVIGNTLPKKSPLPVVLLIAFLLGIGVTFAEPAIGALKQAGQIVSVERAPYLYTLLNDWSGVLVLVVGGGVGLAAILGTLRFLYGWSLKPMVYLSLAPALALTMYASGNPELTKILGLAWDCGAVTTGPVTVPLVLSLGIGIAAAAGKGDSGLSGFGIVTLASIFPIIGVLILSLVVANTVTPEEIIAAAKIASAAAPVGPAPWYESSPGVEVILGIRAILPLVLFLYLVLRYLLKEQVKNAGEITYGITLTIVGMCVFNLGLTYGLSALGEQSGSLVPASFIEIKIAAAGMYTAYGPIYSAIVGMILSLGFAWVLGFGATLAEPALNALGATVENLTNGVFKKQTLMIAVSIGVAFGLAIGLAKLIFELPLQWLLIPSYALGIILTYFSTEEFVNVAWDSAGVTTGPITVPLVLAMGLGFGNAVDALEGFGILSMASICPILSVLITGLWVRYRAKTQAKAATHAGSASPDKEVQTI; this is encoded by the coding sequence ATGGGGCAAAACTATCGGTACGGTGACTACCAGCGCGAAGCGACGATTGAACGTAATGAGATCAGTTACAACAATCTGACCCCCAAGCTGGAACGTGATGAACAGGGTCACTATAAACCCTACTCTCCTCCACCTGTGAAGCTCCGCTCTGTGGATGTCTTCAAACTGCTCAAGCCTTACATATCCGTACGTTTTATGGATCAGCTCAAGGCTGTGGTCCCCTTGGCCATCTATCTGGCCTTGTTTCAATTTTTTGTGCTGCGCCAATTGGTACAAGACTCCTTCTCCATCACGGCGGGCCTCTTTGCGGTTTGTCTTGGTCTGATGTTTTTTATGGAGGGGCTAAAATTGGGCTTGATGCCCTTTGGTGAGGTGATCGGTAATACCCTGCCGAAAAAATCCCCCTTGCCGGTGGTGCTGCTCATCGCCTTTTTGCTGGGGATTGGCGTAACCTTTGCCGAACCGGCCATCGGCGCGTTGAAACAGGCGGGACAGATTGTTTCGGTAGAACGGGCCCCCTATCTCTACACCCTGCTCAATGACTGGTCCGGCGTATTGGTGCTGGTGGTGGGTGGAGGCGTGGGCTTGGCCGCCATTTTGGGAACCTTGCGTTTTCTCTATGGCTGGAGCTTGAAACCCATGGTCTATCTCTCCTTGGCACCAGCCTTGGCACTGACCATGTACGCCTCTGGCAACCCTGAATTAACCAAAATTTTAGGTCTGGCGTGGGACTGCGGTGCCGTAACCACCGGTCCGGTGACGGTGCCACTGGTGCTCTCGCTGGGGATTGGCATCGCGGCGGCGGCGGGTAAAGGGGATTCGGGGTTGTCGGGCTTCGGCATTGTGACCTTGGCCTCCATCTTTCCCATTATCGGTGTGTTGATTCTTTCCCTGGTGGTGGCCAATACCGTTACCCCCGAAGAGATTATTGCAGCGGCTAAGATAGCCTCTGCGGCGGCTCCTGTGGGTCCAGCCCCCTGGTATGAAAGCTCCCCTGGGGTTGAGGTTATCCTGGGTATCCGGGCCATTTTACCGCTGGTGCTGTTCCTCTATCTGGTGCTGCGTTATCTGCTCAAGGAGCAGGTTAAAAATGCCGGTGAAATCACCTATGGCATCACCTTAACCATCGTGGGCATGTGCGTATTTAACCTGGGTCTGACCTATGGTCTGTCGGCGCTGGGCGAGCAGTCTGGTTCGCTGGTACCCGCCTCCTTCATTGAGATTAAGATTGCGGCAGCAGGCATGTATACAGCCTATGGCCCTATCTATAGCGCCATTGTGGGCATGATCCTCTCCTTGGGTTTTGCCTGGGTACTGGGCTTTGGCGCGACCTTGGCCGAGCCCGCCCTGAACGCCCTTGGCGCAACCGTGGAAAACCTGACCAATGGTGTCTTTAAAAAACAGACCCTGATGATTGCGGTCTCAATTGGGGTCGCCTTTGGTCTGGCCATTGGTCTGGCTAAGTTAATCTTTGAACTCCCTTTGCAGTGGTTGTTGATCCCTAGTTATGCCCTGGGTATCATCCTGACCTACTTCTCGACCGAAGAGTTTGTCAACGTCGCTTGGGACAGCGCGGGCGTGACAACAGGTCCCATTACGGTACCTCTGGTGCTGGCGATGGGTCTGGGCTTTGGTAATGCCGTTGATGCGCTGGAAGGCTTTGGGATTCTCTCTATGGCCTCCATCTGTCCCATTCTCTCTGTGTTGATAACAGGTCTGTGGGTGCGCTATCGCGCGAAAACCCAGGCCAAAGCAGCCACCCATGCGGGTAGTGCATCTCCTGATAAAGAGGTCCAAACGATATGA
- a CDS encoding dihydroorotase produces the protein MMRTESLFIRGARVVDPANERDEIADILIVDGVIREIGKLDAPAHVPVIEADGLIAAPGLVDMHVHLREPGYEYKETIAGGTRAAAAGGVTSVAAMPNTKPVNDDPSVTGYMLDKARVAGFANLFPIGAVSKGLQGKEITEMGLLQAAGCVAFSDDGLPIMNSGLMRRALDYSRAFGGLIIQHAEDSGLVGCGCMNEGEVATRLGLSGICNAAEDILVERDIRLVELTGGRYHVAHISSAGAVASVAKAREKGLRVSCEAAPHHLVLNDTHVGNYDTNAKMAPPLRNQRDVNAIQEALARGVISVIATDHAPHEEDSKRVPFCQAANGVVGLETLLPITLELVEAGVLPLAKALAAISCNPARLLGMPRGTLSLNAVGDVVLFDPQQSWTVDALALHGSSKNTAFAGRQVKGRVKYTILAGRIVHQEA, from the coding sequence ATGATGCGCACGGAATCCCTGTTTATCCGTGGGGCTCGGGTGGTGGATCCGGCCAACGAGCGGGATGAGATCGCCGATATTCTCATCGTGGATGGGGTGATTCGTGAAATCGGCAAGCTGGATGCCCCGGCCCACGTGCCGGTCATTGAGGCCGATGGTCTGATCGCCGCCCCGGGTCTGGTGGATATGCATGTTCACCTGCGGGAGCCCGGCTATGAGTATAAGGAGACCATTGCCGGCGGCACCCGTGCCGCAGCGGCGGGCGGCGTGACCTCGGTGGCTGCCATGCCCAACACCAAACCGGTCAATGATGATCCCAGTGTCACCGGTTATATGCTGGATAAAGCACGGGTCGCGGGTTTTGCCAACCTGTTCCCCATTGGGGCGGTCTCCAAGGGGTTGCAGGGTAAAGAGATTACCGAGATGGGCCTGCTACAGGCGGCGGGTTGTGTGGCCTTTTCCGATGACGGCCTGCCCATTATGAACAGCGGTTTGATGCGCCGTGCCCTCGACTACTCCCGCGCCTTTGGTGGCTTGATCATCCAACATGCCGAGGATAGCGGTCTGGTGGGGTGTGGCTGCATGAATGAGGGGGAGGTTGCCACCCGCTTGGGACTATCGGGCATCTGCAACGCGGCAGAGGATATTTTGGTGGAGCGGGATATCCGCTTGGTGGAGCTGACCGGTGGCCGCTACCATGTGGCGCACATCTCCAGCGCCGGTGCGGTAGCCTCGGTGGCTAAAGCGCGGGAGAAGGGTCTGCGGGTCAGTTGTGAGGCCGCGCCCCACCATTTGGTGTTGAACGATACCCATGTAGGCAACTACGATACCAATGCCAAAATGGCCCCACCCCTGCGTAACCAGCGAGATGTCAATGCCATCCAAGAGGCGTTGGCGCGTGGGGTTATCAGCGTCATTGCCACCGACCACGCCCCCCATGAGGAAGATAGCAAGCGGGTCCCCTTCTGCCAAGCCGCCAATGGCGTGGTGGGGTTGGAGACCCTCTTGCCCATCACCCTGGAGTTGGTGGAAGCTGGGGTGCTACCCTTGGCTAAAGCTCTGGCGGCTATTAGCTGCAACCCTGCCCGCCTGCTGGGCATGCCGCGCGGCACATTGAGCCTGAACGCCGTGGGCGATGTGGTGCTGTTCGACCCCCAGCAAAGCTGGACGGTGGATGCACTGGCGCTGCATGGCAGCAGCAAAAATACCGCATTTGCAGGTCGCCAAGTTAAAGGACGGGTTAAATATACGATCCTAGCTGGCCGAATTGTCCATCAAGAGGCTTGA
- a CDS encoding aspartate carbamoyltransferase catalytic subunit, protein MDPEQNAWTRRHMLGMDGLARHEIGAILDSAQAFRDVNYREIKKVPTLRGKTVINLFYENSTRTRTSFELAGKRMSADVINISASSSSAAKGETLLDTVATLQAMRPDVVVLRHGDSGAPHFLARHLDAGIINAGDGQHEHPTQSLLDLLTIQDHLEEMGKSSFEGMNVAICGDVLHSRVARSNAFALRTLGANVRFVGPPTLMPSEATKVFGVTVHHNMEEGLRGVDVIIMLRLQLERMTSAYLPSVREYFAYWGLTRGRLELTQPHALVMHPGPINRGVEIASDVADNPNRSVILEQVANGLAVRMAVLYHLCTGAARNSAQLGESL, encoded by the coding sequence ATGGACCCGGAACAGAACGCCTGGACCCGCCGCCATATGCTTGGCATGGATGGTTTGGCCCGTCACGAAATCGGTGCCATTTTGGATTCTGCCCAGGCTTTTCGCGATGTCAATTATCGTGAGATCAAAAAGGTCCCCACCCTGCGTGGCAAGACCGTGATCAATCTCTTTTACGAAAACTCCACCCGCACCCGTACCTCTTTTGAACTGGCCGGTAAACGCATGAGCGCCGATGTGATCAACATCTCCGCTTCCAGTAGCTCCGCCGCCAAAGGGGAGACCCTGCTCGATACCGTGGCCACCCTACAGGCCATGCGTCCCGATGTGGTGGTGCTGCGTCATGGGGATTCTGGTGCCCCCCACTTTTTGGCCCGCCATCTGGATGCCGGTATCATCAACGCCGGTGATGGTCAGCACGAGCACCCCACCCAATCACTGCTGGATCTGCTCACCATTCAAGACCACCTGGAAGAGATGGGCAAAAGCAGCTTTGAAGGGATGAACGTTGCCATCTGTGGCGATGTCCTACATAGCCGGGTGGCCCGCTCCAACGCCTTTGCCTTGCGCACCCTGGGTGCCAATGTGCGTTTTGTTGGCCCCCCAACCCTTATGCCCTCTGAAGCGACCAAGGTGTTTGGCGTTACGGTCCACCATAATATGGAAGAGGGGCTGCGGGGGGTGGATGTGATCATTATGCTGCGTCTGCAACTGGAACGCATGACCTCGGCCTATCTGCCCAGTGTACGCGAATATTTCGCTTATTGGGGCCTGACCCGTGGTCGCTTGGAGCTCACCCAGCCCCACGCCCTGGTGATGCATCCTGGCCCCATCAACCGGGGTGTGGAGATTGCCTCGGATGTGGCGGACAATCCCAACCGTTCGGTTATTTTGGAGCAGGTTGCCAACGGTTTGGCGGTGCGTATGGCGGTGCTTTACCATCTTTGCACCGGTGCCGCCCGTAACTCAGCGCAGCTAGGAGAGTCGCTATGA
- the pyrR gene encoding bifunctional pyr operon transcriptional regulator/uracil phosphoribosyltransferase PyrR, whose amino-acid sequence MAFLPLLHPAFLLQWNILCATIRPMNAILENTLMTPDQIHQAITELAETILPSISDPTQWCVVGIRRGGAVIAQQLRDSLSASLQVKLPIGFLDITFYRDDLSTIGPHPTVGATDLGLLDVEHARVILVDDILYSGRTVRAGLDALFAFGRPELVKLAVLVDRGHRQLPIQPDFCARQVPTELHDNLKVVTHADQRLSLVHTRALP is encoded by the coding sequence ATGGCATTTTTACCCCTTCTGCATCCCGCATTTTTATTGCAATGGAACATCCTCTGCGCCACAATACGGCCCATGAACGCCATCCTTGAAAATACACTTATGACACCGGATCAAATTCACCAGGCCATCACGGAGCTGGCGGAGACTATCCTCCCATCCATCAGCGATCCAACGCAATGGTGCGTGGTGGGTATTCGCCGGGGCGGCGCTGTGATTGCACAGCAGCTGCGCGACTCGCTGAGCGCAAGCTTGCAGGTTAAGCTGCCCATCGGTTTTCTGGATATTACTTTCTATCGGGATGACCTAAGCACCATTGGCCCCCACCCCACCGTGGGCGCTACCGATCTGGGGCTGCTGGATGTGGAGCATGCACGGGTGATTTTGGTCGATGATATTCTCTACTCCGGTCGCACCGTGCGGGCTGGATTGGACGCGCTGTTTGCCTTTGGTCGCCCAGAGTTGGTTAAGTTAGCCGTGTTGGTGGATCGTGGACACCGTCAATTGCCCATTCAACCCGACTTTTGTGCCAGACAGGTCCCCACCGAGCTGCATGATAACTTGAAAGTGGTCACCCATGCAGATCAGCGCCTGAGCTTGGTCCATACACGCGCCTTACCATGA
- a CDS encoding NUDIX domain-containing protein has translation MVKLLTLEPLSSGFLKVVRAVVDYQRSDGGRSGPHPLECVKRPPAAVMIPYDPRRDELILVRQFRIGAYMEDSSRGWALEFPAGLCDQESDPMQTARRELLEETGYQAISVEPVMTFLVNPGFVSERIHLFLTIIDAEHPVALGGGLEHEQEDIQTLRVTYDEALAMVADGRMDGGPPILALQWLTLNRARIRAEAAALHE, from the coding sequence ATGGTCAAACTGCTTACATTGGAGCCTCTGAGCAGCGGCTTTTTAAAGGTGGTACGCGCGGTTGTGGACTACCAGCGTAGCGACGGCGGGCGCAGTGGCCCCCACCCCTTGGAGTGTGTCAAGCGTCCCCCTGCGGCGGTGATGATCCCCTATGATCCGCGGCGGGATGAGCTGATTTTGGTCCGCCAATTTCGCATCGGTGCCTATATGGAGGACTCCAGCCGAGGCTGGGCGTTGGAGTTTCCCGCCGGTCTGTGCGACCAAGAGAGCGACCCCATGCAGACTGCCCGCCGGGAGCTGCTGGAAGAGACCGGCTACCAAGCCATCAGCGTAGAGCCGGTGATGACCTTTTTGGTCAATCCTGGGTTTGTCAGCGAGCGCATTCACCTCTTTTTAACGATCATTGATGCCGAGCATCCTGTCGCATTGGGGGGTGGGTTGGAGCATGAGCAAGAGGATATCCAGACCTTGCGTGTCACCTATGACGAGGCGCTAGCCATGGTGGCCGATGGCCGTATGGATGGGGGTCCGCCTATTTTGGCGCTACAGTGGTTGACCTTGAACCGGGCGCGTATCCGTGCCGAGGCTGCGGCACTGCATGAATAA
- a CDS encoding glycosyltransferase, with protein sequence MNATPTITLCLLTFNELEGCRHDLPHLPLDHFDAVYALDGGSRDGTDTFLREQGITVHTQQKAGYNAAYLEAFAHCQTDVLVLFHPKGCIDPQSVLNFKPLFQAGNDLVIASRLGPGAHNEEDEQLLKPRKWFVQGISILAALLWRRDRGPHLWDVLHGMRGMRVAAFHAIAPRDHGLSIDLEMVVRSYRLKLKRAAFPVHERTRLAGQTHFKALPTGWKLLKYMASELCRPKTEPR encoded by the coding sequence ATGAACGCCACCCCAACCATCACACTCTGTCTACTCACCTTCAATGAGTTGGAGGGGTGTCGGCATGACCTGCCCCATCTGCCGCTGGACCACTTTGATGCAGTCTATGCCCTGGACGGTGGGTCCCGCGATGGCACCGATACCTTTTTGCGGGAGCAAGGCATCACCGTACACACCCAGCAAAAGGCGGGCTATAACGCGGCCTATCTGGAGGCGTTTGCCCATTGCCAAACCGATGTGCTGGTGCTGTTCCACCCCAAGGGCTGCATTGATCCCCAATCGGTTTTAAACTTTAAACCCCTGTTTCAGGCGGGCAACGATCTGGTCATTGCCAGCCGTTTAGGGCCGGGGGCCCATAATGAGGAGGATGAGCAGTTGCTCAAACCCCGCAAATGGTTTGTGCAGGGTATCTCGATCCTCGCGGCGCTGCTCTGGCGCCGGGACCGGGGTCCCCACTTATGGGATGTACTGCACGGCATGCGCGGCATGCGGGTGGCGGCTTTTCATGCCATTGCCCCCCGTGATCATGGTCTCTCCATTGATCTAGAGATGGTGGTGCGCAGCTACCGCCTTAAGCTTAAACGGGCCGCGTTCCCCGTGCATGAGCGCACCCGTCTGGCCGGTCAAACCCACTTTAAAGCGCTGCCCACCGGTTGGAAGCTGCTTAAATATATGGCCAGTGAGCTGTGCCGTCCCAAAACCGAGCCCCGCTAA
- a CDS encoding STELLO glycosyltransferase family protein, whose product MKTTLIVTSIHAPNPVMHALAQGCQAAGYDFILAGDSKSPDSFALDGCHFLSLEQQRQSGFRLGLSSPIKHYARKNIAYLQAIAQGTQCILETDDDNWPRAAFFAPRSRMVETVTVQQPGWLNVYGLFLQPDDHALPLWPRGLPLDAVRQSLPPLTAMQSVDCPIQQGLADENPDVDAIYRLTLPLPRNFIADRQIALGEGVWSPFNSQNTLWWRDAFPLLYLPATCSFRMTDIWRSFVAQRLAWSCGWRVLFFSPTVWQERNEHDLNRDFQDEVPGYLHNAAIAAGLAQLNLPTGTAHLLDNLHTCYAWLVEQGHMQPLELSLLQDWIFDLTQCGWKAP is encoded by the coding sequence ATGAAAACGACCCTGATTGTTACCTCCATCCATGCGCCCAACCCGGTCATGCACGCCCTAGCCCAAGGGTGTCAAGCGGCAGGCTACGACTTTATCCTGGCCGGCGACAGCAAATCCCCCGACTCTTTTGCCCTGGATGGCTGCCACTTTCTCAGCTTGGAACAGCAGCGTCAGAGTGGTTTTCGGCTGGGCCTCTCTTCGCCCATCAAACACTATGCCCGCAAAAATATCGCCTACCTCCAGGCCATCGCCCAAGGCACCCAGTGCATCTTGGAAACCGATGACGATAACTGGCCCCGCGCCGCTTTTTTTGCGCCGCGCTCGCGTATGGTCGAAACCGTCACCGTGCAACAGCCCGGCTGGTTGAACGTCTACGGCCTGTTTTTACAGCCCGACGATCATGCCCTGCCCCTTTGGCCCCGTGGTCTGCCCCTGGATGCCGTGCGTCAAAGCCTGCCCCCCCTAACGGCCATGCAGTCGGTGGATTGCCCCATTCAACAGGGCTTGGCCGACGAAAACCCCGATGTGGACGCCATCTATCGCCTCACCCTACCGCTGCCGCGCAACTTTATCGCCGACCGCCAAATCGCCTTGGGTGAGGGGGTCTGGTCCCCCTTTAATAGCCAAAACACCCTGTGGTGGCGGGATGCCTTTCCCCTGCTCTATCTACCGGCCACCTGTTCGTTTCGCATGACCGATATCTGGCGTAGCTTTGTGGCGCAGCGGCTGGCCTGGAGCTGTGGCTGGCGGGTACTCTTCTTTAGCCCCACCGTTTGGCAAGAGCGCAATGAACACGATTTAAATCGGGATTTTCAAGACGAGGTGCCCGGCTATCTGCACAATGCCGCCATTGCCGCAGGGCTTGCCCAGCTTAACCTGCCCACCGGCACCGCCCATCTGCTGGATAATTTGCACACCTGTTATGCGTGGTTGGTGGAGCAAGGCCATATGCAGCCACTTGAATTAAGCCTGTTGCAAGATTGGATTTTTGACCTGACCCAGTGCGGCTGGAAGGCACCATGA
- a CDS encoding permease — protein MFYWFTELADALVFGLLGMDATTRAASALHFFIEDVAKIFFLLIVIVFLLGFFRSLVSAERARRMIGGQSPWRSYPLAVALGAVTPFCSCSSVPLFIGFLEAGIPLGVTMAFLITSPMINEVAVLMLASTMGWKMAAAYVVTGLVVGLAGGLVIAALKLEHHVEAYVWQIRMGQAALPEVDATWRGRLRYAAGQVREIVGRIWPYVLGGIGVGALLHGFVPEHFFLQYAGADNPWAVPVAVLAGIPLYSNATGVIPVAEALLAKGVPIGTALALMMSVAAISLPEMIILRKVIKLPLIAIFVAWLFVAFVVVGYLFNAWFA, from the coding sequence ATGTTCTACTGGTTTACTGAATTGGCTGACGCGCTGGTCTTTGGTTTGTTGGGCATGGATGCGACGACCCGCGCCGCCAGTGCCCTGCATTTTTTTATTGAGGATGTGGCCAAGATTTTTTTTCTATTGATTGTCATTGTTTTTTTACTGGGTTTTTTCCGGTCGCTGGTTTCGGCGGAGCGGGCAAGGCGAATGATTGGCGGGCAATCCCCTTGGCGGTCGTACCCTCTGGCGGTGGCGCTGGGTGCGGTTACGCCGTTTTGTTCATGCTCTTCGGTGCCCCTGTTTATTGGTTTTTTGGAGGCGGGCATTCCCTTGGGAGTGACCATGGCCTTCCTGATCACCTCCCCCATGATTAATGAGGTAGCTGTGCTGATGCTGGCTTCCACCATGGGTTGGAAAATGGCGGCTGCCTATGTGGTTACGGGTCTGGTGGTGGGGTTGGCGGGGGGGTTGGTGATAGCGGCTCTAAAGCTGGAGCACCATGTGGAGGCGTATGTTTGGCAGATCCGCATGGGGCAGGCGGCGCTGCCGGAGGTAGACGCCACTTGGCGCGGTCGGCTGCGGTATGCAGCGGGGCAGGTACGGGAGATTGTCGGGCGCATTTGGCCCTATGTGCTGGGGGGCATTGGTGTTGGGGCGCTGCTGCACGGCTTTGTGCCGGAGCATTTTTTTCTGCAATATGCCGGGGCGGATAACCCTTGGGCGGTGCCTGTGGCGGTTTTGGCGGGCATTCCCCTCTACTCCAACGCGACGGGTGTGATTCCGGTGGCGGAGGCGCTGCTGGCCAAGGGTGTGCCCATTGGTACGGCATTGGCTTTGATGATGAGCGTGGCGGCCATCTCTCTGCCAGAGATGATTATTTTGCGCAAGGTGATTAAACTGCCCCTTATTGCGATTTTTGTGGCGTGGTTGTTCGTCGCTTTTGTGGTGGTGGGGTATCTCTTTAACGCATGGTTTGCCTGA
- a CDS encoding thioredoxin family protein: MKEIKVLGSGCKNCETTARIITAQAERMGVAIRLEKVTDMAVILGYGVMSTPGVVVDGRVVHAGGLPGPDDVTAWLS, translated from the coding sequence ATGAAGGAGATCAAGGTTTTGGGTTCAGGGTGCAAAAACTGCGAGACCACCGCCCGGATTATCACTGCCCAGGCCGAGCGTATGGGGGTGGCGATTCGGTTGGAAAAGGTGACGGATATGGCGGTGATACTGGGTTATGGGGTGATGTCGACGCCGGGTGTGGTGGTGGATGGTCGCGTGGTGCACGCGGGAGGTCTGCCCGGCCCGGACGATGTCACGGCGTGGCTCAGCTAA
- a CDS encoding AAA family ATPase yields MAKIEGFRIKNFRALKDVTLGRLWNQQQADPLTSMTAVIGKNGVGKSTLFDAFGFLSDALKSGVEEACDSRGRGGFERIRAQGQKGSIEFEVYYKEDGNARPITYEISIDVDSSGRPYVLKERLRQRRKGQKHGWPFSFLVLNSGKGVVWKGDQEGRQIDEEQGDFDLLGLMESIKSGEAKEESKETDVVELDDMRKLGIATLGSLKQHPRISAFRKFIEGWYLSYFTPDAARSLPLAGPQKHLNIHGDNLGNVVQFMEREHPKRFQAILNRIAEKIPGINKIDTEKTNDGRLLLRFNDRGFQDPFYSQQMSDGTLKVFAYLLLLEDPTPPPFLCIEEPENGLYHKLLESLVNEFRDHATGRKGGSQVFITTHQPYLVDALESKEVWILEKGSDGYSVIRRASNDAIVENMVAAGLPLGGLWYSDYLDAR; encoded by the coding sequence ATGGCAAAAATAGAAGGTTTTCGAATAAAGAACTTCAGGGCGTTAAAAGATGTCACACTTGGTCGCCTCTGGAATCAGCAGCAGGCCGATCCTCTCACATCTATGACGGCGGTTATTGGCAAGAACGGTGTTGGCAAGAGCACGCTGTTTGACGCCTTCGGGTTTCTTTCGGATGCTTTGAAGTCTGGTGTAGAAGAGGCGTGCGACTCTCGCGGCAGGGGAGGATTTGAGCGAATCCGGGCGCAAGGTCAAAAAGGGTCCATCGAATTCGAGGTCTATTACAAGGAAGATGGGAATGCACGCCCCATCACCTATGAAATTTCTATTGATGTTGATAGCTCAGGTCGTCCTTATGTCTTGAAAGAACGACTCAGGCAGAGGCGAAAAGGCCAGAAGCACGGTTGGCCCTTCTCATTTCTTGTGTTGAACAGTGGAAAAGGTGTTGTTTGGAAAGGCGATCAAGAAGGCCGTCAGATCGACGAGGAACAGGGTGATTTTGACCTGCTTGGTCTGATGGAGTCCATTAAATCAGGTGAGGCAAAAGAAGAGTCTAAAGAAACCGATGTTGTCGAACTTGACGACATGCGCAAACTCGGTATTGCCACGCTGGGTTCGTTGAAACAACATCCGAGGATTTCCGCGTTCCGCAAATTTATCGAAGGGTGGTACCTCAGCTATTTCACTCCAGACGCAGCCAGGAGCCTGCCCCTCGCCGGTCCACAGAAGCATCTCAACATCCATGGCGACAATCTCGGAAACGTCGTGCAATTTATGGAGCGGGAGCATCCCAAGCGTTTCCAGGCTATTTTGAACCGGATTGCGGAAAAAATTCCCGGCATCAACAAGATTGATACGGAGAAGACAAACGATGGCCGCTTGCTGCTGCGGTTCAATGACAGAGGTTTTCAAGACCCGTTTTACTCGCAACAAATGTCTGATGGGACACTGAAGGTCTTCGCGTACCTCCTCTTGCTCGAAGATCCGACACCACCACCGTTTTTATGTATCGAAGAGCCGGAAAATGGCTTGTACCATAAACTTCTCGAATCCTTGGTAAATGAATTCCGTGATCATGCGACAGGCCGCAAGGGTGGATCTCAGGTTTTCATTACGACCCATCAGCCCTATCTGGTTGATGCTTTGGAATCTAAGGAGGTCTGGATTCTGGAAAAGGGATCGGATGGCTATTCCGTAATCCGCAGAGCGAGCAATGATGCCATCGTCGAGAACATGGTGGCCGCAGGTTTGCCGCTGGGTGGCCTTTGGTACAGCGATTATCTGGACGCGAGGTGA
- a CDS encoding DUF4276 family protein: protein MHFEILVEDQSGKKALDILVPKIIGDDHTFNVHFYKGIGRIPKNLGNKADASKRILLDQFPKLLRGYGNTFAKYPADYPAAVILVCDLDDKCLKAFRQELFNILNACDPQPETRFCVAIEEGEAWFLGDIPAVKSAYPKAKDAVLNAYVNDSICGTWERLAEAVYTGGSTALSEKGWQAVGAEKSQWAEKISPHMDVTNNASPSFAYFRQKLLELAGARGVPGGSSGDIYGPTP, encoded by the coding sequence ATGCATTTTGAGATTCTCGTTGAAGACCAGTCCGGCAAGAAAGCGCTCGATATACTTGTCCCGAAAATCATCGGTGATGACCATACGTTCAATGTTCATTTCTATAAAGGCATAGGCCGCATTCCGAAAAACCTCGGCAACAAGGCAGATGCAAGCAAACGCATCCTGCTCGATCAGTTCCCAAAGCTTCTCCGTGGATACGGTAACACTTTCGCCAAATATCCAGCCGATTACCCGGCGGCTGTCATCCTTGTCTGCGACCTTGATGACAAATGCCTCAAAGCGTTCCGCCAAGAGCTTTTCAATATCCTGAACGCCTGCGACCCTCAGCCAGAAACCCGATTTTGCGTTGCCATTGAAGAGGGTGAGGCTTGGTTTCTTGGTGACATTCCAGCGGTCAAATCAGCCTATCCAAAAGCCAAAGATGCTGTCCTGAATGCTTACGTAAATGATTCCATTTGCGGCACATGGGAGCGCTTGGCAGAGGCAGTTTACACCGGAGGTTCTACCGCGCTTTCAGAAAAAGGTTGGCAGGCTGTCGGTGCCGAGAAATCGCAGTGGGCTGAAAAGATTAGCCCGCACATGGATGTAACAAACAACGCGTCCCCAAGTTTTGCTTATTTCCGCCAAAAGTTGCTTGAACTAGCTGGAGCCCGGGGAGTTCCGGGGGGGAGTTCTGGGGACATCTATGGACCCACCCCCTAA